The Pagrus major chromosome 17, Pma_NU_1.0 genome includes a region encoding these proteins:
- the tent5aa gene encoding terminal nucleotidyltransferase 5A, with amino-acid sequence MSEDDSGSTASCVSDTEGSNVSVLSWEQVQRLDAILTETIPIHGRGNFPTLEMQPRQIVKVVRSRMEEKQIHVRDVRLNGSAASHILHEDSGLGFKDLDLIFCADMKGESDFQTVKDIVLDCLLDFLPDCVNKEKITPLTLKEAYVQKMVKVCNDSDRWSLISLSNNRGKNVELKFVDSLRRQFEFSVDSFQIKLDSLLLFYECSENPMAETFHPTIMGESVYGDFGEALDHLRHKIICTRNPEEIRGGGLLKYCHLLVRGFRAASESEMKSLQRYMCSRFFIDFPDIGEQQRKLESYLQNHFVGLEDRKYDYLMTLHGVVNESTVCLMGHERRQTLGLIAMLAVRVLAEQNVIPNVANVTCYYQPAPYVADGNFSNYYIAQVQPVFACQQPAYSTWLPCN; translated from the exons ATGTCAGAGGACGACAGTGGCTCCACCGCCAGCTGCGTGTCAGACACAGAAGGCAGCAACGTTAGCGTCCTCAGCTGGGAGCAAGTGCAGCGGCTGGACGCCATCCTGACGGAGACCATCCCGATCCACGGCCGGGGGAACTTCCCCACCCTGGAGATGCAGCCGCGGCAGATCGTCAAGGTGGTGCGGAGTCGGATGGAGGAGAAACAGATCCACGTCCGGGACGTGCGGTTAAACGGCTCCGCAGCCAGTCACATTCTGCACGAGGACAGCGGACTGGGCTTTAAGGACCTTGACCTCATATTCTGCGCAGATATGAAAGGTGAAAGTGATTTCCAGACTGTGAAGGACATAGTTTTGGACTGTCTCCTGGACTTTTTACCCGACTGTGtgaataaagagaaaataacGCCGTTAACGTTAAAg gaagcctATGTGCAGAAGATGGTGAAGGTGTGTAATGACTCAGACCGCTGGAGCCTCATCTCCCTCTCCAACAACAGGGGGAAGAACGTGGAGCTGAAGTTCGTGGACTCTCTCCGGAGGCAGTTCGAGTTCAGTGTGGACTCCTTTCAGATCAAACTGGACTCCCTGCTGCTCTTCTACGAGTGCTCAGAGAACCCGATGGCCGAGACCTTCCACCCCACCATCATGGGCGAGAGCGTGTACGGGGACTTCGGCGAGGCCCTGGACCACCTACGCCACAAGATCATCTGCACCCGGAACCCAGAGGAGATCCGAGGCGGGGGCCTGCTGAAGTACTGTCACCTGCTGGTGAGGGGTTTCCGGGCCGCCTCCGAGTCAGAGATGAAGTCCCTGCAGCGCTACATGTGCTCACGCTTCTTCATTGACTTCCCTGACATCGGTGAGCAGCAGCGCAAGCTGGAGTCCTACCTTCAAAACCACTTTGTGGGCCTGGAGGACCGCAAGTACGACTACCTGATGACCCTGCACGGAGTGGTCAACGAGAGTACGGTGTGCCTGATGGGACACGAGAGGCGGCAGACCTTAGGGCTCATAGCCATGCTGGCGGTGCGAGTCCTGGCCGAGCAGAACGTCATCCCCAACGTGGCTAATGTTACATGTTACTACCAACCTGCTCCTTATGTGGCAGATGGTAACTTCAGTAACTACTACATAGCCCAGGTACAGCCGGTGTTTGCCTGCCAGCAGCCTGCATACTCCACCTGGCTGCCCTGTAACTGA